The stretch of DNA GGTTAAATCCTACAATGATTTTGAAGGGAACGAAATAATATCATTGTCTGCCCAATCCAATTCTCAAATAATAAAAGATGACTCTATCGGAGCTCCAAAATATACTGAAAACCTGATAAAAATAAATGATATTTATAACTTAGATGAGAAATCAAAAAACGACATTACCACAGTAGGAAGGGTATTAACCATATACGACATTAATGAATTTGAAAGAAGCGATGGAACAACAGGAAAGGTAAGAAATATAATAATAGAGGATGAAACTGGAAAAATTAGAGTGGTGTTGTGGGATAAAGATGCCGAGCTCGATATAAAGGAAGGAGATATTGTAAAGATAGTTCATGGATACGCAAAGGATAACGGGGAATTTGTAGATTTAAATATAGGTAGATTTGGAAGGATTATTGTTAATCCAGAAGGTGTATCTGTAAAAATAAATAGAAAATTTATAAAAGAGCTTGAAGAAGGAGAAACCGCTGAAATTAGAGGAACAGTGGTAGATTATAGAAAACAGGATTTAATATTACATTTATGTCCAAATTGCAATAAGAGGGCTGTTTTAAGTGAAGGAAAATATATCTGTGAGGAATGTGGAGAAGTTGAACCAAGGGAAGTTGCAGTGGCTACATTAACCGTAGATGACGGCACGGGCAACATTACCTGTAAATTATTCGGTAAAACTGTGGAAAAAATCACTGAAACTCCAATGGATAAATTGAAAGGGGCTAATTTAGATATATTAAATAAATTACTTGGTGAAGAATTTATATTTAATGGTTTGGTGAATAAAAGATTAGAAGACCTTGAATTCTCAGTAAAAAGCGTAAGAAAATTAGATTTAGATAAAGAAATTGAATTATTGTCTAATTTATAAATTAATTTTCTATATATGTTTATTTTATGAATTATTTTTCTTTGGTGGAATAGATGGCTAATAAATTTATAGTGTTCGAGGGCATAGATGGTAGTGGCAAAACCACCCAATCAAAACTACTTGCTGAAAAAATAAATGGAAAATATACCTGTGAGCCTACAAATGGGGATATTGGAAAGCTTATAAGAGATATATTAAGTGGTAAAAAATGCGAAAAAGAAACACTTGCATTACTTTTTGCAGCAGATAGAGTTGAGCATGTGGTGGATATAGAACAGCATTTAAAAAAAACCCATATTGTTTGCGATAGGTATGTTTATTCTTCAATGGTTTATCAGGCTATTCAAGGTATTGACTTAAATTTTATTATGAATATTAACCAATTTGCAAAAAAACCAGATATTTTAATATTTTTGGATGTGGATGTTGAAGAATCATTTAAAAGAATGAATGGTAAAAATAAAGAGATATTTGAAAATAAAGAAATGCTGAATAAGGTAAGAGCTAAATACTACGAAATTATTAAAAAAAGACTATTTGAACCAAAATATGGTTATATCAAAATAAATACCACTGGAAAATCTATTGAAGAGGTGCATGACAATATATTGACTGAGCTCAGGGAAAAAAATATATTTTAAGAACTATATATTTTAATATCATATTTTATTACATTAACTCAAAGAGCTCTCCAAGTGTAACTTTTTTATCGGTTTTAACCAGTTTAGGTATTTTTCCAATTTTGCCTGCATATTCTCCAACAACTACAAAAACTCCATCTAAATAATCAATATCTTCTGCCTTTTCCAGACATTTATTAATGGCTTCATCGGGAGCTCCGGTGGCAAAGTTTCCTATGCTTGTAGCTGCGGCATCTGCTATACTGCTCTCATCTGCAAAAACCACCACTGCATCGGCATTTCCAAGACTTACAGAATGTCCAACAGTTCCCGAGG from Methanothermococcus okinawensis IH1 encodes:
- the tmk gene encoding dTMP kinase produces the protein MANKFIVFEGIDGSGKTTQSKLLAEKINGKYTCEPTNGDIGKLIRDILSGKKCEKETLALLFAADRVEHVVDIEQHLKKTHIVCDRYVYSSMVYQAIQGIDLNFIMNINQFAKKPDILIFLDVDVEESFKRMNGKNKEIFENKEMLNKVRAKYYEIIKKRLFEPKYGYIKINTTGKSIEEVHDNILTELREKNIF